In one window of Pseudomonas chlororaphis subsp. chlororaphis DNA:
- a CDS encoding NAD-dependent epimerase/dehydratase family protein: MSAKRVLVTGGAGFIGSHLVDALLARGYAVRVLDDLSTGKVSNLPMDSAALKLVVGDVADAATLTEAMQGCSAVVHLAAVASVHASVEHPAATHRSNFIGTLRVCEAMIAAGIRRVVFASSAAVYGNNGEGTPIDEDTPTSPLTPYAADKLASEHYLNFYRRQHGLEPVILRFFNIFGPRQDPLSPYSGVISIFSERAKSGRPIVVFGDGEQTRDFVYVEDLVKVLLQGLEHPQPAADATNVGLGGVTTLNDLITALERISGKPLSVSHAAARSGDIRHSKADNRRLRERFDLGSPTTVAEGLARLYHSL; this comes from the coding sequence ATGTCTGCCAAACGAGTACTGGTAACCGGGGGGGCTGGCTTCATTGGTTCCCACTTAGTGGATGCGTTGCTGGCAAGAGGCTATGCCGTCCGGGTTCTGGACGATCTCTCTACCGGCAAGGTCAGCAACCTGCCGATGGACAGCGCGGCCTTGAAACTGGTGGTCGGCGATGTCGCCGATGCCGCGACCCTCACTGAAGCCATGCAGGGCTGCAGCGCGGTGGTGCACTTGGCGGCTGTCGCTTCGGTCCACGCCTCGGTCGAACACCCGGCAGCTACTCATCGGAGTAATTTCATCGGCACGCTGCGGGTATGCGAGGCGATGATCGCCGCGGGCATCCGTCGAGTGGTCTTTGCCTCCAGTGCCGCGGTTTACGGCAATAACGGGGAGGGCACCCCGATTGATGAAGACACGCCCACGTCCCCCCTGACGCCTTATGCCGCGGACAAGCTTGCCAGCGAGCACTACCTGAATTTCTATCGTCGCCAGCATGGACTGGAGCCGGTGATCCTGCGCTTCTTCAATATCTTCGGGCCCCGCCAGGACCCATTGTCGCCGTACTCCGGGGTGATCAGCATTTTCAGCGAGCGAGCGAAAAGCGGACGGCCGATCGTGGTGTTCGGCGATGGCGAGCAAACCCGCGATTTCGTCTATGTCGAAGACCTGGTGAAAGTCCTGCTCCAGGGCCTGGAACACCCCCAGCCCGCGGCTGATGCCACCAATGTCGGTCTCGGCGGGGTCACCACGCTCAATGACCTGATTACGGCCCTGGAACGGATCAGCGGCAAACCCCTAAGCGTGAGTCATGCCGCTGCCCGCTCGGGCGATATCCGGCATTCCAAGGCCGACAATCGCCGCTTGCGCGAACGCTTTGACCTGGGGTCGCCAACCACCGTGGCGGAAGGCCTGGCACGGCTTTACCACAGTCTTTAA
- a CDS encoding 5'-nucleotidase, lipoprotein e(P4) family, with protein MKSKINQALITPALFSLLMFQWTPVFAEEAASSPSNLLTAAVAWKQTAAEFEALYYQGFNIARMRLDQALQARKDGDRPLAVISDVDDTVLGSNSYWGYMINSGKEFFDDGAWDQWVADNGPVATPGAVEFLNYAQSKGVEVFYVTSRDQGEKTKEYALANLRKNKLPFADEQHLTVYRDSSNKEPRQTEIAKDYEVVVMLGDNLNDFKRKYYVADVKQRNSLMTEDKEQFGRKFVLFPNPTDGHWLKAIFGDSEPPATPENRARFKAAAESTAWQPKQ; from the coding sequence ATGAAATCAAAAATAAACCAAGCCTTGATTACCCCTGCGCTCTTCTCGCTTCTGATGTTCCAGTGGACGCCTGTGTTTGCCGAAGAGGCTGCCAGTTCCCCCTCCAATCTCTTGACCGCGGCGGTTGCCTGGAAGCAGACGGCGGCTGAGTTCGAGGCGCTTTATTACCAAGGCTTCAACATCGCCAGGATGCGTCTGGACCAGGCCCTGCAAGCCCGCAAGGACGGCGACCGACCGTTGGCCGTCATCAGCGATGTCGACGATACCGTGCTGGGTAGCAACAGCTACTGGGGCTACATGATCAATTCGGGGAAAGAGTTTTTCGATGACGGCGCCTGGGACCAGTGGGTCGCCGACAATGGCCCGGTCGCCACGCCCGGGGCAGTGGAGTTCTTGAATTACGCCCAATCGAAGGGGGTCGAGGTGTTCTACGTCACCAGCCGCGACCAGGGCGAAAAAACCAAGGAATATGCCCTGGCCAACTTGCGCAAGAACAAGCTGCCGTTTGCCGATGAACAACACCTGACGGTCTATCGCGACAGCTCCAACAAAGAGCCACGGCAAACGGAAATCGCCAAGGACTACGAAGTGGTGGTCATGCTGGGCGACAACCTCAATGACTTCAAACGCAAGTACTACGTCGCGGACGTCAAGCAGCGCAACAGCCTGATGACGGAAGACAAAGAGCAGTTCGGCCGCAAGTTCGTCCTCTTCCCCAACCCTACCGACGGCCATTGGCTCAAGGCGATCTTCGGTGACTCGGAACCCCCGGCCACCCCGGAAAACCGCGCCAGGTTCAAGGCCGCGGCCGAATCGACGGCCTGGCAGCCAAAGCAGTAG
- a CDS encoding alkaline phosphatase D family protein codes for MSDDIRKPVDPGRRRVLSGLAVATAFSILSPFARSAGIDYPFTLGVASGDPLPDGFVIWTRLAPLFNAADGRGGLNRSVPVRWRVASDAAMRRIVKQGEVMATERFAHSVHVEVAGLEAGRPYWYQFESLGAQSPTGQSRTAPPVHAMASARLGFVSCSHWERGYFSAYRHLAAEQPDLVFFLGDYIYEKSYAPDSGKIIRPHSSDEALDLAGYRNRYAQYKTDPDLQALHASAPSVATWDDHEVQNDYANRWSQDPGTPVAAFLKRRAAAYQAFYEHMPLRATSLPRGPDMRIYRNLDYGRLARFHVLDGRQYRSEQPCIAPNGSHQGHIAEDSCLDLRDPGRTMLGWQQEAWLDQGLARSRAQWNVIAQDLLVAPLLQHVPASQALGHWTDGWDGYRATRERVLASIERRRASNPVFWGGDIHSFWVTDLHARAHDPDSRIVATEFVGTSVTSDGQSFDAILPFNPHVRFFESRWRGYVAVELEERKMLTHLRIISDPRDPYASVSTLKSFVVESGRAGAIAV; via the coding sequence ATGAGCGACGATATCCGCAAGCCGGTGGATCCGGGCCGTCGCCGGGTGCTGTCGGGCCTGGCGGTGGCGACGGCTTTTTCGATCCTCAGCCCCTTCGCCCGTAGTGCCGGCATCGACTACCCGTTCACCCTGGGCGTGGCCTCGGGCGATCCACTGCCGGATGGCTTTGTCATCTGGACCCGCTTGGCGCCGTTGTTCAACGCGGCCGATGGGCGTGGCGGCTTGAACCGTTCGGTGCCGGTGCGCTGGCGGGTGGCCAGTGACGCGGCGATGAGGCGGATCGTGAAACAAGGCGAAGTCATGGCCACTGAGCGTTTCGCCCATTCCGTCCATGTCGAGGTCGCGGGGCTGGAGGCTGGGCGGCCCTATTGGTACCAGTTTGAAAGCCTCGGAGCACAGAGTCCGACAGGGCAGTCGCGCACGGCTCCACCTGTGCACGCGATGGCGTCGGCGCGGCTGGGCTTTGTCTCCTGTTCTCACTGGGAGCGCGGCTACTTCAGTGCCTACCGCCACCTGGCCGCGGAACAGCCTGACCTGGTGTTCTTCCTCGGCGATTACATTTACGAAAAATCCTATGCGCCCGACTCCGGCAAGATCATTCGCCCCCACAGCAGTGACGAGGCGCTGGACCTGGCGGGCTATCGCAACCGCTATGCCCAGTACAAGACCGATCCTGACTTGCAGGCGCTGCATGCCAGCGCGCCCAGCGTGGCGACCTGGGACGATCACGAAGTGCAAAACGACTACGCCAATCGCTGGTCCCAGGATCCGGGGACTCCGGTAGCCGCGTTCCTCAAGCGGCGAGCGGCGGCCTATCAGGCCTTCTACGAACATATGCCATTGCGCGCCACCAGCCTGCCGCGGGGGCCGGACATGCGCATCTATCGGAACCTGGACTATGGGCGACTGGCCCGATTCCATGTATTGGACGGCCGGCAGTACCGCTCCGAGCAACCGTGCATTGCGCCCAATGGCAGCCACCAGGGGCATATCGCCGAAGACAGTTGCCTGGATTTGCGCGACCCCGGGCGCACCATGCTGGGCTGGCAGCAGGAAGCCTGGCTGGACCAGGGGCTGGCCCGGTCCCGGGCGCAATGGAATGTGATCGCCCAGGACCTGCTGGTGGCGCCGCTGCTCCAGCACGTCCCGGCGAGCCAGGCGCTGGGGCACTGGACCGACGGTTGGGACGGCTACAGGGCGACTCGCGAACGGGTGCTGGCCTCCATCGAACGCCGGCGAGCCAGTAACCCGGTGTTCTGGGGCGGCGACATTCATTCGTTCTGGGTCACGGACCTGCATGCGCGCGCCCACGACCCTGACTCGCGGATCGTCGCCACTGAATTCGTCGGCACCTCGGTCACGTCCGACGGCCAGTCGTTCGACGCCATCCTGCCATTCAATCCCCATGTAAGGTTTTTCGAGAGCCGCTGGCGGGGATATGTGGCGGTGGAGCTGGAAGAACGGAAGATGCTGACCCACTTGCGGATCATTTCCGACCCCAGGGACCCGTATGCCAGTGTCTCGACCCTCAAGTCCTTTGTGGTGGAGTCGGGGCGGGCGGGGGCGATTGCGGTCTAG
- a CDS encoding ExbD/TolR family protein has protein sequence MRTWDEPKKRKAHIELIPMIDVMMFLLVFFVLVSLNVIPALGMKTQLPSASSSQQLKPQNKFILTLGLEGQLQLDGKDLSVEALVPALKAAQKPDSKSTIIVNSDKGVEVSRLVEVMDTLRLGGFTSVSIATRKS, from the coding sequence ATGAGAACCTGGGACGAACCGAAAAAACGCAAGGCGCACATCGAACTGATCCCGATGATCGACGTGATGATGTTCCTCTTGGTGTTTTTCGTACTCGTGAGCCTGAACGTGATTCCGGCACTGGGCATGAAGACCCAGTTGCCCAGCGCCAGCAGTTCGCAACAGCTCAAGCCGCAGAACAAGTTCATCCTCACCCTGGGCCTGGAAGGCCAGTTGCAGCTCGATGGCAAGGACCTCAGCGTCGAAGCCCTGGTGCCGGCGCTCAAGGCCGCGCAAAAGCCTGACAGCAAGTCGACCATCATCGTCAACAGCGACAAGGGCGTGGAAGTCTCCCGCCTGGTCGAGGTCATGGACACCCTGCGCCTGGGTGGCTTTACCTCGGTCTCCATCGCCACGCGCAAGTCCTGA
- a CDS encoding energy transducer TonB family protein yields MYALFRARQLLGSVPALIALVLIALGIQSQTLKVQPVYDESAVEIALVEPEPEAVPEPVVEQETPPPVIEDQDAEPAPPPPPPKPQPKPLPKPEPKPKPAPVAAKATPTPTPPATAKPVQPAVAPTPTPAPPAPPKVDGQALEGGYLKGLRNELDTYKQYPTGRQASLERPSGEVVVWLLVDRQGRVLDSGIQTQASSMLLNRAATNSLRRIKQVKPFPEQAFGGRNEQRFTATFNYSVQ; encoded by the coding sequence ATGTACGCCTTGTTTCGTGCGCGTCAGTTGCTGGGCAGTGTCCCGGCCCTGATCGCCCTGGTGCTGATTGCACTGGGTATCCAGTCGCAAACCTTGAAAGTGCAGCCGGTGTATGACGAGTCGGCGGTTGAAATCGCCCTGGTCGAACCAGAACCGGAGGCCGTCCCCGAGCCAGTGGTGGAACAGGAAACGCCGCCGCCGGTCATCGAAGACCAAGACGCCGAGCCGGCCCCTCCTCCGCCGCCGCCCAAGCCACAACCAAAGCCACTGCCGAAACCTGAACCCAAGCCCAAGCCAGCGCCCGTGGCCGCCAAGGCAACGCCGACACCCACGCCGCCGGCCACCGCCAAACCCGTGCAACCCGCCGTCGCCCCGACACCGACGCCTGCGCCACCCGCCCCGCCGAAAGTCGACGGCCAGGCCCTGGAAGGCGGCTATCTCAAAGGTTTGCGCAACGAGCTGGACACCTACAAGCAGTACCCCACCGGACGCCAGGCGTCCCTCGAACGCCCCAGTGGCGAGGTGGTGGTCTGGTTGCTGGTGGATCGCCAGGGCCGCGTCCTCGACTCCGGGATCCAGACCCAGGCGTCAAGCATGCTGCTGAACCGGGCCGCCACCAACAGCCTGCGCCGGATCAAGCAGGTCAAGCCGTTCCCCGAGCAAGCCTTCGGTGGGCGCAACGAGCAACGTTTCACCGCCACCTTCAACTACAGCGTGCAGTAA
- a CDS encoding TonB-dependent receptor: MKFTRIHLALVAASMGHGIAMADTSDSDVGTIGVQGKATAGGGYMVQEESVKARSTVTKEALDKQTATGNAVDKLKYTPGLNISSEDATGLSGFRFTMRGLNSDQVGMSVDGMPINDSGNYALYSNLLGDPENIEQIFVTQGSAEADGPHIGSSGGNIGIVTIRPTKETGAFVKQVAGSNGTFKTFARLNTGEVNGLSNWLSLSHTEGEKWRGDGAVRADKVEWNSFFDMGGGNTANLILKYHEQDNNSYSQLTKTQFQQNGRKYDPYPSTPALGSNGKVSSYYALAQNPFQTFTAVLNTQFKLADNLALSVIPYYYWGNGSGVGASSYALNSGSNRGGVFDLSNLQTAAQYNADGSSTSGVYYRPSRTQTWRPGITTKLNWDLGDHSLQFGYWYERARQSQTQPFIPLKSSGKPESTWPDSDNVVDANGNKVQGRDRFTITPAQKVWAQDTWYFAPDWTLVAGLAYMNVKRDGNNHGSLTEQPEKRHQTYNKLLPNVGLKYQLDERDQVFYSLSRNMRIPQNYVLYDQGVGSIDSKPETSWNHELGWRYSGDDMTLAATLFYMQFKDRQVSSRDINGDFADINAGAVDNSGLELEWSGLLPHHFNYYTSYTYTRAEQQDDLTVYNAGKAIVLPTSGKQFANVPKNMLAANIGYDDGRFYGTFGGKYTSKLYGDLTNDEAISGRTVFNLGAGIYLPVDKKVIKDATLRLNVDNLFDKKYLDGVYTTKTNAAPYGGFRDGDPAYIVGLERTVTVSLEANF; the protein is encoded by the coding sequence ATGAAGTTCACCCGGATTCATCTGGCACTCGTTGCCGCGAGCATGGGCCATGGGATCGCCATGGCAGACACCAGCGACAGCGACGTCGGCACCATTGGCGTGCAAGGCAAGGCCACGGCGGGCGGTGGCTACATGGTCCAGGAGGAGAGCGTCAAGGCGCGCTCCACGGTGACCAAGGAGGCGCTGGATAAACAGACCGCCACCGGCAACGCCGTCGACAAACTCAAATACACCCCGGGCCTGAACATCTCCAGCGAAGATGCCACCGGGCTTTCGGGTTTCCGCTTCACCATGCGCGGGCTCAACTCCGACCAGGTGGGGATGTCGGTGGACGGCATGCCGATCAACGACTCCGGCAACTACGCGCTGTACTCCAACCTGCTGGGCGACCCGGAAAACATCGAGCAGATCTTCGTCACCCAGGGTTCGGCCGAGGCCGATGGCCCGCACATCGGTTCCAGCGGCGGCAACATCGGCATCGTGACCATCCGCCCGACCAAGGAAACCGGCGCCTTCGTCAAGCAGGTGGCTGGCAGCAACGGCACCTTCAAGACCTTCGCCCGGCTCAATACCGGCGAAGTCAACGGCCTGAGCAACTGGCTTTCGCTGTCCCACACCGAAGGCGAGAAATGGCGCGGCGACGGCGCGGTGCGGGCGGACAAGGTGGAATGGAACAGCTTCTTCGACATGGGCGGCGGCAACACGGCCAACCTGATCCTCAAGTACCACGAGCAGGACAACAACAGTTACAGCCAGTTGACCAAGACCCAGTTCCAACAGAACGGTCGCAAGTACGACCCCTACCCTTCGACGCCGGCCCTGGGCAGCAACGGCAAGGTCAGCAGCTACTACGCCCTGGCGCAGAACCCGTTCCAGACCTTTACCGCGGTGCTCAACACGCAATTCAAACTGGCGGACAACCTGGCCCTGTCGGTCATCCCGTATTACTACTGGGGTAATGGCAGCGGCGTGGGCGCCTCCAGCTATGCGCTGAACAGCGGTTCGAACCGGGGCGGCGTGTTCGACCTCAGCAACCTGCAGACCGCCGCCCAGTACAACGCCGACGGCTCCTCCACCAGCGGCGTCTATTACCGCCCTTCGCGCACCCAGACCTGGCGTCCGGGCATCACCACCAAGCTGAACTGGGACCTGGGCGACCACAGCCTGCAATTCGGCTACTGGTATGAGCGCGCGCGCCAGAGCCAGACCCAGCCGTTCATCCCACTCAAGAGCAGCGGCAAGCCGGAGAGTACCTGGCCGGATTCGGATAACGTGGTGGACGCCAATGGCAACAAGGTCCAGGGTCGCGACCGCTTCACCATCACCCCGGCGCAGAAAGTCTGGGCCCAGGACACCTGGTATTTCGCCCCGGACTGGACCCTGGTGGCCGGCCTGGCCTACATGAACGTCAAGCGTGACGGCAACAACCACGGCAGCCTCACCGAACAGCCGGAAAAGCGTCACCAGACCTATAACAAGTTGCTGCCCAACGTCGGCCTGAAATACCAGCTCGACGAGCGCGACCAGGTGTTCTACAGCCTGTCGCGCAACATGCGTATCCCGCAGAACTATGTGCTCTACGACCAGGGTGTCGGCTCCATCGATTCCAAGCCGGAAACCAGCTGGAACCACGAGCTGGGCTGGCGCTACAGCGGCGACGACATGACCCTGGCCGCCACCTTGTTCTACATGCAGTTCAAGGACCGCCAGGTTTCGTCCAGGGACATCAACGGCGACTTCGCCGACATCAACGCCGGCGCCGTCGACAACAGCGGCCTGGAACTGGAATGGAGCGGCCTGCTGCCCCACCACTTCAACTACTACACCTCCTACACCTATACCCGCGCCGAGCAGCAGGACGACCTGACCGTCTACAACGCCGGCAAGGCCATTGTCCTGCCCACCAGCGGCAAGCAGTTCGCCAACGTGCCGAAGAACATGCTGGCGGCCAACATCGGCTACGACGACGGGCGCTTCTACGGCACCTTCGGCGGCAAATACACCAGCAAGCTGTATGGCGACCTGACCAACGACGAAGCCATATCCGGACGCACCGTGTTCAACCTCGGCGCCGGTATCTACCTGCCGGTGGACAAGAAGGTGATCAAGGACGCGACCCTGCGCCTGAACGTCGACAACCTGTTCGACAAGAAGTACCTGGACGGCGTGTACACCACCAAGACCAACGCCGCGCCCTACGGCGGTTTCCGTGACGGCGACCCGGCCTACATCGTGGGCCTGGAACGGACCGTGACCGTCTCCCTGGAAGCGAATTTCTGA